In the Sorghum bicolor cultivar BTx623 chromosome 4, Sorghum_bicolor_NCBIv3, whole genome shotgun sequence genome, gaatttagttcaagttctacTCCAACTCatcccaacacatgtggattgatgcgaatccgactacatccaaacaaagtcTAAATGATGTGGAAACGCTGTGGGGTCGACTAGCCGACACCCAAAATGTGACCTCTTTCGCCGTGCGCGGACGAATAAACGTAAGGCGCTCGCGTCGGCACGTCCCGCGCCGTGTCCGCGGCCTGCGGGCGGGCGGCAGCGGCACCACTGCCGTCGCCCACCACATCGGCGGCATGTGCCGGGCGGGTGGGCAGGCGCGGTCGACCGGGCGTGCAGTGCATCTATGCATCTGCATGACTGCATGCGACGTTCGCTGGATCCCTGCGGAGAGCCGGAAACCGTATAGGTAGGCCGTTGGGCGCTTGAAGGGCCAACGAGCCTCTTGCTCGCCGGACGGCCTGCGACTCGGCGGCGCGAACAAAAGCTGCGATGCGGCAGCCGGCGTAATCACTGTCCCCCCGTGCAGTGCAGCCGGTGATTGAGATGCTTCAGTGTTCAGTCGGACCTGTGGGTGGGTGCAGGTCCGAGCTGTATCTCAGGAAGTGGTTGGcactattttgttttcataaacAAAAGAACACTCTTTTGGTCAAATAAGAAAAAACAAGATTCTAGTAAACAACTCTAACAGTTTTGCAATTAAATTAgacatttttgttttttattttttgaaaaaGCTCAAAAAGTTATTCTCAAACAGTTTAGCAATTGGCTTTGATAAATTTGGTAACTTGATAAATGGAGGATCAAACTGTACATATATGCAAAAGTCCGCGAGGCTTGGCATTGGTGTTTTTCGCGACTGAGAGACTCCCCCGCGCGCGTATCTTTCTCCCGCATGTCTACTTCTCCCGCGCGCCGCCATCGGAGTTCCCACGCGATTGCTCCGTGGTACCGCCATCTTCATTGCTCCGTGGTGTCACCATCTTCCGTCGGAGCTCCAGTTGCCGGCTTGGCGGAGTCTCCAGCGACCTGGAATCCATCGGTGCCCTACCTACTAGCTAGCCTAAACGTGCCTCCCTAGGAGGACTTACTGGGCCGGCTAGAGGCAATTGCTGGCGACCAGGCGAAGGAAAACAAAAACCGCGTGAACTGATGGCGGCGCGCGAGGAAAAAAACACAGGCAACGAGCGGGTCCATAATTCTATTTTTTTCAATAAAAAATTATGGAAAATGGGTGAAGATGGACTCTTTTAGTTTTGCCATTTTCATTTGTGAGTTGGCAAACTTCATGTTTTGCCAAACAAAAAATGCAAaaccacatgcatggagcattaaatatagataaaaacaacaactaattgcacagtttgtctgtaatttgcgagacgaatcttttgagctagttagtctatagttaaacaataattatcaaattaaaaaaatactacattacctaaaattttttcagcccaacaaccttgtttagttggcaaaaatttgggtttttggctactgtagtacttttgtttttatttgacaaacattgtctaatcatggagtaactagactcaaaagattcatcttacaaattacaggtaaactgtgcaattagtttttatttttgtttatatttaaagctccatgtatgcgaccaaagattcgatgtgacggaaaatcttgaaaatttttacgaactaaacaaggccttagggttTAAGGCCTTAACGTAGCTATCTCGGCGTCTAGTAGTAGAAGAAAGAAGGGTACCCAAGAAAGAACCGTGGCATGCAacacacagataaaataccataCAGGCAGAGAATTGCAAATACCATACTGATCACCAGACTTGGAAACTACTGCCCCAAAACTTATACGAAAAATATATGGTGTATACTTTGTAAGAGCGCCTGGTTAAAAATATACAGAACATAATTCTGGAAGCAACACGCCAGAATGTCCCccaccccccaaaaaaaaaagcagaAGAAACTTTAAACACGCCTGGAAAAGAAACAAATGCTTATTGTGGCATCAGTTTGATCATTCATATCAGGTAGATGTATTATCAACCGGCATAACCACATAAGTTTCTGGGTTCAAACACAACCTCTGTACAAACGGGCTGGAGTTTTATTAATGTGTATTTCTCGTGTTACACTTGTAACCGATAACTTGGCTGCTTTACACCTATACGACATTAACATGATTATGCACATTCTGATACCTCAAAACCCTACGTCagctgaccatctgcaaaacttcATGCCCTAACCGGAGATCAGCAATGCCTCCGTTCCCACTTTTGGGGAAATATAATGGCATGAAAGGAAACAACTGGACATTAAGACATACAAGCTGGCTGTAAATCTCTTGAACGCCTTCCATAACATCAAGGAGCAAGTACAAGAACTTTTATGGTTCCCTGACTGTTAGCGGTTAACATGGTAGGGCTATCACTCTTCCAGCAGACAGCACTAATGAAATAAGAACCAGGATCATCATCGGCATCATCCAGGTCAGAGGATACAAATCTATGGCTTGCTGCCGGTTTTGAGATAGCCTGCAATCAGTGTGGAGTTAGGAACCCATCTGATTGATTAAggtgaattacacatcatacaATGCATGCTGCATGGGAACAAGACCAGGCCAGAAGCTTGCGATTACCTTGTGATAAACAAAAACCTCATTTGTTTCACTTCCACAAGCAATATACTCATTGTTCACAGACAACCCAACGAAGTTCTTTTCATTTTTGTGCCCTCTGAACGTCCGTACCTGAAAACAGATAATGTTGTTATAACAAAACGGTCATCCAAAGTTTATGTTCATTGCTGCACTATTTCAAACTGGGCATGTAATGTTCAACCAAATCAGATAATTCACTGCCAGTTGCACTATAAAAAAATGGTGAAGTATGAAAGAGAATTCTATGTGAAGTGCTGAAGTTCATATTCGTCAAAATTGTTTATCAACATTTATGGAAGGAAAAAGTCCTATATAAGTGGACAGCTTATTCTGGAGAAAAAACAGGAACATAACAGAAATAAAGGCACTTTTATCTGGATAGTTTGGAGTACTTTCTAAACGAAAAAAGCTCCACACTTTTCTATGCTAGAAGCTCAAGAGACAAGAATATCAAAAAGAGCATACCGGACAATTATCCTTGACATCCCATAAGCGTAATGTGCTATCTGTTGATGCAGATGCAAGCTCATTGTTAGATAAGAATTTCACATACGATACTGCTTTCTTGTGGCCACCAAAAATATGGACAGGCGCACTTGGATTACGTAAGTCAAAGTAATGAATATGGTGATCAGCAGATCCAACCTGAAATATATCTGATAAGTAAACAAAATAACATTTTGATTGGAAAAAGCAAACAAATAACTATTCAATACAAGCTAAGAAATGAAGCAACATACTGCAACGTAGAAGTTTGATCCAGGATTATATTTAACCGAGCAAATATTTGCTTTCATATCGATATTGATCACGCTTGCTTCTTGTTTTGTGCACCACACTTTCACCTGGCAAACACAGCACTAGCCCATTAGTATCGCACAAGCATTGTAGTAGAACAAAAACTTGCAAGCCACTATTTTAGTGGGTTCCACCTATCCATCGATGACACTGAATAACACATTCACACTAAGAGGGGACAATGTgtgcgtggtggtggtgggtgtGAGGGGGGGGGTTTAAGGTTTAAATATGCACTGTGACCATCTGAAACTACTATCATTTCTGCAGTGAGTTGTCTGCTAAAAGTGAAAGATCCACCCACCCAGGTCGTAATTGTGATTTTGGTACTTGACATTTGACAAAAAATCACCaagcttttctattttagtttgGGAAAGAGCTAACAGAATTGAATCATATTAATTTCCAAATACCTTGCAATCGTCGCTACCAGATACTAGCATTGAAGGGTCTGTACGAGAAAAATCAACACTCCATGCCCTCTTCTCATGTTCTTCATATTCCATCACACTCTAGCATGGCACAATACACAGAAACCATATACCTCAGTTTGAATTATAATACAATCGTTGCAGAATGAACTGTAGAGTAGAGAGTGGATACCTGACGGGTCTGGACATCCCACACAGTTACTATACCCTCATAGTCACTGCTTGCAATAACATTTTTTGAGTACTTGTTCCAGCTTAGGCAGCTAAGTTTAGATCTGGTAGCCATTTCAACAACCGGGCAATGCACATCTGATGGTTCATTAACAACCTAAGTAATGATGCAAATCAACCTTAAGTAATCTCAATTACAATGAACTACGGAATGGACATGCCCTGACAAAGCAAACTTACAGTAGAAAATTCAAAGACTTTAATACGTTTTGAGACTCCAGCAGTAGCAAATAGTTCATCATCACGATCAAATTCAATACTGCAATATAACAAAAATATCAAATGTCCATCCCTATTTGCTGTTAAATAAAGGCGAAGTAGTTGATTGGCAAGCACATAGAACTGGAAATAAATGTGCTGAATCATGCATCCTCAAACCAGATACAGAAAAAGGAGCTATGCTGTACTATTACATCTTCAGCACAATAATTTAATAATAAAGCACTTAAAATCAAATCAATATATGAAGTACAAGTCTTCCTGCTCTCCAGCCTGCATAAATCTCTCCCACTGCCCCAATGTGCTCTACTTTGATGAAACCCTACTTTCACATGTATTGTATAATAAAATTTGATGTTCAAACCTAAAGGCTGCTTCCATGTTTGCTTTAATGGAGCTGATTTTCCCCACATTAACCAGAGTAATGAAAAGACTTAACTTCTTATTTTGGTAGGTAGGCCCAGATTATAAGGTGAGCAAATAATAAACTTTTATGGCCCTTGATTTTGGTACCTCCAAAATTATAATCGGTGGTAACTCTTGGAGGACCATAAAAGGGTTCATTAATGACTTATATTCTATAGTGTAGGCATAGATTTTTAAACTCTGATGAACAAAACTCAGATTTATCCATGCAACTGCACTGGTTCTGCTGCTAGTTATATTTTAAAGCACAGATAAGAAACTCTGCATACATTGGACTACAAATTACACACCTGGATACAATATTGGCAGAGTGAAACAAGTCTCCATGTCTTAGTTCCGCAATGACACGTAGACGACTGAAGCAAACATGACAACAAACAAAATGAGCCCAGTGAGAATGGAACAAAGACAACAAAGCATATTGTCTCATCACAGGAGATAAGCACACCTGTACCGAGTGAACGTTGTTAGCACAGACTGGAAATCCTGAAGACCTGCATGATAGCCTTCTCTATTCATTGCAACGATATCTCTTTCTTCTTGCCTGCGTGCCTGTGCTCCGGTGCGCCGTCTTTGCAGGTAGTATTCTTGAAGTTCATTGAACTGCAATGTTCCTCATAGAATTAGATAAAAATAAATGACATAAGATTAATGCCATTTTATCTAACACTAAAGTTAAGTAAATGGCCATGTATGTGCTGTATACTGTTCAAAATACGTATGCAACACATAAGAGGCCTACTTTTTGGGTGTAATGTGGGGGAACACTGCGCCTTAAAGAATGTAGTAATGCATGGAGCGAGAAACTGACCTGTGCTTGAACTCGCCTCTTCCTAGCAATGACATTACCCGATTGTATAGGGGGGTTAGGAGGGTCAGAAGAAGTTAGAGCATCTCTCCTTTGAAATCCTTGATGGCTTACTTGAGCTTTCAAATCAAGCTTCTTATTCTGTAAAGTTCCTGGACATGATGCGCTAAGTGGTGTCCGAGAGTTGGGAGGAAAGCGACAGCTAGCTTTGTCTATAGGAGAGGGCCACATTTTTTGTGCAGTAGGCTCATCTAAAAGCA is a window encoding:
- the LOC8078944 gene encoding E3 ubiquitin-protein ligase COP1 isoform X1; translation: MGDSSVAGALVPSVPKPEPARSGDTSVAAAATTAALALALPEEAGTRAASASPQGPPAEDEGPADRDLLCPICMALIKDAFLTACGHSFCYMCIVTHLSNKSDCPCCGHYLTKAQLYPNFLLDKVLKKISARQIAKTASPIDQFRCALQQGNEMGVKELDSLMTLIAEKKRQMEQQESETNMQILLVFLHCLRKQKLEELNEIQTDLQYIKEDISAVERHRKELYRTKERYSMKLRMLLDEPTAQKMWPSPIDKASCRFPPNSRTPLSASCPGTLQNKKLDLKAQVSHQGFQRRDALTSSDPPNPPIQSGNVIARKRRVQAQFNELQEYYLQRRRTGAQARRQEERDIVAMNREGYHAGLQDFQSVLTTFTRYSRLRVIAELRHGDLFHSANIVSSIEFDRDDELFATAGVSKRIKVFEFSTVVNEPSDVHCPVVEMATRSKLSCLSWNKYSKNVIASSDYEGIVTVWDVQTRQSVMEYEEHEKRAWSVDFSRTDPSMLVSGSDDCKVKVWCTKQEASVINIDMKANICSVKYNPGSNFYVAVGSADHHIHYFDLRNPSAPVHIFGGHKKAVSYVKFLSNNELASASTDSTLRLWDVKDNCPVRTFRGHKNEKNFVGLSVNNEYIACGSETNEVFVYHKAISKPAASHRFVSSDLDDADDDPGSYFISAVCWKSDSPTMLTANSQGTIKVLVLAP
- the LOC8078944 gene encoding E3 ubiquitin-protein ligase COP1 isoform X2; translated protein: MGDSSVAGALVPSVPKPEPARSGDTSVAAAATTAALALALPEEAGTRAASASPQGPPAEDEGPADRDLLCPICMALIKDAFLTACGHSFCYMCIVTHLSNKSDCPCCGHYLTKAQLYPNFLLDKVLKKISARQIAKTASPIDQFRCALQQGNEMGVKELDSLMTLIAEKKRQMEQQESETNMQILLVFLHCLRKQKLEELNEFNELQEYYLQRRRTGAQARRQEERDIVAMNREGYHAGLQDFQSVLTTFTRYSRLRVIAELRHGDLFHSANIVSSIEFDRDDELFATAGVSKRIKVFEFSTVVNEPSDVHCPVVEMATRSKLSCLSWNKYSKNVIASSDYEGIVTVWDVQTRQSVMEYEEHEKRAWSVDFSRTDPSMLVSGSDDCKVKVWCTKQEASVINIDMKANICSVKYNPGSNFYVAVGSADHHIHYFDLRNPSAPVHIFGGHKKAVSYVKFLSNNELASASTDSTLRLWDVKDNCPVRTFRGHKNEKNFVGLSVNNEYIACGSETNEVFVYHKAISKPAASHRFVSSDLDDADDDPGSYFISAVCWKSDSPTMLTANSQGTIKVLVLAP